One segment of Nostoc piscinale CENA21 DNA contains the following:
- a CDS encoding aldehyde dehydrogenase family protein, with product MKKPIEVRNPRTGKYDYVIIPPPPKLLAQQCNRARRAQVRWQQLGVEGRVAALTEWKQAILTRRDKLTDALVNDTGRLSISVMEIDSFLSSIDRWCGLAPDLLQDSAKNTSIPFIALQQTSTPYPVVGVISPWNFPLLLSTIDTIPALLAGCAVVVKPSEIAPRFIAPLTAAINEVPTLRDVLSFVEGAGETGAALIENVDLICFTGSVATGRKVAAAAAEKFIPAFLELGGKDPAIVLESANLELATSAILWGSVVNTGQSCLSIERIYVAESIFDKFYHHLVAKAHRLQLAYPTIESGEIGPIIAERQAGIINEHISDAVEKGAVIHCGGKVEELGGGWWCRPTVLTQVNHTMKIMTEETFGPIMPVMAFATVEEAVNLANDSIYGLSAAVFAETETEALAVAQQIDAGAISINDAALTAIMHEGEKNACKFSGLGGSRMGAAALKRFLRKKAFLIKTNSNQDPWWFDMAGGRRQEAEGSR from the coding sequence ATGAAAAAACCAATCGAAGTCCGTAACCCGCGCACCGGCAAATATGATTATGTAATTATCCCACCGCCGCCAAAACTGCTGGCACAGCAATGCAACCGGGCGCGGAGGGCGCAAGTGCGCTGGCAACAACTGGGGGTAGAAGGGAGAGTTGCAGCTTTAACAGAATGGAAGCAAGCTATATTAACTAGACGCGACAAACTCACAGATGCTTTGGTCAATGATACGGGGAGATTGTCTATCTCGGTGATGGAAATCGACTCTTTTCTGTCTAGCATTGATCGTTGGTGCGGGTTAGCGCCAGACTTATTACAAGATTCAGCGAAAAATACATCTATCCCGTTTATCGCCCTACAACAAACATCAACCCCTTACCCTGTAGTTGGGGTGATTAGTCCGTGGAATTTCCCGCTTTTACTCTCCACCATCGATACTATTCCGGCACTGCTAGCGGGTTGTGCAGTAGTTGTTAAACCCAGTGAAATTGCCCCGCGTTTCATCGCCCCACTCACAGCTGCAATTAATGAAGTACCGACGCTGCGTGATGTTTTAAGCTTTGTCGAAGGTGCAGGAGAAACCGGCGCGGCTTTAATTGAAAATGTAGATTTAATCTGCTTTACAGGTAGTGTCGCCACTGGACGCAAAGTTGCAGCCGCCGCAGCTGAAAAATTTATCCCCGCTTTTTTAGAATTGGGTGGGAAAGATCCGGCAATCGTTTTAGAATCTGCCAATTTAGAATTAGCTACATCAGCGATTTTATGGGGTTCTGTCGTCAATACTGGACAGTCATGTTTATCGATTGAGCGAATTTATGTTGCCGAATCTATCTTTGACAAGTTTTATCATCATTTAGTAGCGAAAGCCCATCGCCTACAACTAGCTTATCCCACCATTGAAAGTGGTGAAATTGGGCCGATTATTGCAGAAAGACAAGCTGGCATAATTAACGAACATATCTCCGATGCAGTAGAAAAAGGTGCAGTTATTCATTGCGGCGGCAAAGTTGAGGAGTTAGGCGGCGGTTGGTGGTGTCGTCCCACGGTGTTAACCCAAGTTAACCATACAATGAAAATCATGACGGAAGAGACTTTTGGCCCGATCATGCCCGTCATGGCTTTTGCCACAGTAGAAGAAGCAGTTAATTTAGCTAATGATTCAATTTATGGACTAAGTGCGGCGGTGTTTGCAGAAACGGAAACTGAAGCTTTAGCCGTTGCTCAACAAATAGATGCAGGTGCTATCAGTATTAATGATGCCGCCCTCACCGCTATTATGCACGAAGGTGAGAAAAACGCCTGCAAATTCTCCGGTTTAGGAGGTTCACGCATGGGTGCAGCCGCCCTTAAACGGTTTTTGCGGAAAAAAGCTTTTTTGATTAAAACTAATTCTAATCAAGATCCTTGGTGGTTTGATATGGCAGGAGGCAGAAGACAGGAAGCAGAAGGCAGCAGGTAA
- a CDS encoding nitrilase-related carbon-nitrogen hydrolase, giving the protein MADIPNSIASYRALALQVTCHAVNQASDRHAAQEIIHNTINRLAQQIAASIAFIGFDCRLVVLPEYFLTGFPMGESLAVWREKACIEMHGAEYEALGKIAQKHQIFLAGNAYELDPNFPHLYFQTCFVIDPSGTIVLRYRRLNSLFAPTPHDVWDQYLDCYGLEGVFPVAKTAIGNLAALASEEILYPEVARCFAMRGAEIFLHSTSEIYNKNLTPKDAAKISRAVENMAYIVSANTAGLANSTIPIASVDGGSKIVDYRGIVLAETGAGESMAAFAEIDLGALRRDRHRPGLNNLLSRQRFEIYAQSYSEAQFYPANTMLNQEVDRKHFIQTQQQTIERLSQLGVI; this is encoded by the coding sequence ATGGCAGATATTCCCAATTCCATCGCATCATACCGAGCCTTAGCATTGCAAGTTACTTGTCATGCTGTCAATCAAGCAAGCGATCGCCACGCAGCCCAAGAAATCATTCATAATACTATCAACCGCTTGGCACAACAAATTGCCGCCAGCATCGCTTTTATTGGGTTTGACTGTCGCTTAGTTGTTCTCCCAGAATATTTCCTCACAGGTTTCCCGATGGGGGAGTCTCTGGCTGTGTGGCGAGAAAAAGCTTGTATAGAAATGCACGGTGCAGAGTATGAAGCTCTCGGTAAAATTGCCCAAAAACATCAAATATTTTTAGCTGGAAACGCCTACGAACTCGACCCCAACTTTCCCCATTTATACTTTCAAACTTGCTTTGTCATTGACCCTTCTGGCACGATTGTTTTGCGGTATCGGCGGCTAAATTCTTTGTTTGCACCAACCCCCCATGATGTTTGGGATCAATATCTTGATTGCTATGGTTTAGAAGGGGTGTTTCCCGTGGCGAAAACTGCAATTGGTAATTTAGCCGCTTTAGCTTCCGAAGAAATTTTGTATCCAGAAGTGGCGCGTTGTTTCGCCATGCGTGGTGCCGAAATTTTTCTGCATTCCACCTCAGAAATTTACAACAAAAACCTCACACCCAAAGACGCAGCGAAAATTTCTCGCGCTGTGGAAAATATGGCTTACATTGTTTCTGCTAATACCGCAGGTCTAGCTAATAGTACTATCCCCATTGCTTCCGTTGATGGCGGCTCAAAAATAGTAGATTATCGCGGGATTGTATTAGCAGAGACAGGTGCAGGAGAAAGTATGGCTGCCTTTGCCGAGATAGATTTAGGCGCTTTAAGACGCGATCGCCATCGTCCAGGGTTAAATAATTTACTTTCTCGCCAGCGATTTGAAATCTACGCTCAAAGCTACAGCGAGGCACAATTTTACCCAGCAAACACTATGCTAAATCAAGAAGTAGACCGCAAACACTTCATCCAAACACAGCAACAAACAATAGAACGACTGTCTCAGCTAGGAGTGATTTGA
- a CDS encoding L-histidine N(alpha)-methyltransferase codes for MAKNFHHNSQFYADNFISHPRIAKPSSEFYTVFSPAEVLEIIHTLETRCEIPLKYSYKGQGAKIWHDFYQKFVSPKWYRKSSVEIDLLRNNFAYIYESISKFSQVNVIDVGAGTSYPAKEFVSRLNQLNKINKYVALDISEGLLTVSKRNFTTWFPKLDYINQQIDIENSCIPANFSGNPKIILHLGVTMGNHHNRNQVLKNFRNSMDENDLLIFTNEIGSNSQWDGVARGGCKYHAEEIYRTIKNTIGLKSQDCQLIRKYDLATDSVVANIKFQHNYTIDFSFQGINKSIEIPKGKEITIWRHHKYEMPKLTQELENAGLELVHYTTNKYSSHIIAICQVTNN; via the coding sequence ATGGCAAAAAACTTTCATCATAACTCGCAATTTTATGCAGATAATTTCATTTCTCACCCTCGTATAGCAAAACCAAGTTCTGAGTTCTACACTGTTTTTTCCCCAGCAGAAGTTTTAGAAATTATTCACACATTAGAAACCAGATGTGAAATCCCTCTAAAATATTCCTATAAAGGTCAAGGGGCGAAAATTTGGCATGATTTTTATCAAAAATTTGTTAGCCCTAAATGGTATCGCAAATCAAGTGTAGAAATTGACCTTTTGAGGAACAATTTTGCATATATTTATGAAAGTATCTCAAAATTTAGCCAAGTCAATGTTATCGATGTTGGTGCAGGAACTTCATACCCAGCAAAAGAATTTGTTTCCCGACTCAATCAACTGAATAAAATCAATAAATATGTTGCCTTAGATATTAGTGAAGGACTGCTGACTGTATCCAAAAGAAATTTTACAACTTGGTTTCCCAAACTGGATTATATCAACCAACAAATTGACATTGAAAATAGCTGTATACCTGCAAATTTCTCAGGAAACCCCAAAATCATTCTGCACTTGGGTGTGACAATGGGCAACCATCATAATAGAAATCAGGTGCTGAAGAACTTTAGAAATAGTATGGATGAAAATGATTTGCTCATCTTTACTAATGAAATTGGTTCTAACTCTCAATGGGATGGAGTAGCTAGAGGTGGCTGTAAGTATCACGCCGAAGAAATATATCGCACAATCAAAAATACAATTGGGCTGAAATCTCAAGATTGTCAACTGATTAGAAAGTACGATTTAGCAACAGATAGTGTTGTAGCTAATATCAAATTCCAGCATAATTACACTATCGATTTCAGCTTTCAAGGAATAAATAAATCTATTGAAATCCCCAAGGGTAAAGAAATTACAATTTGGAGACATCATAAGTATGAAATGCCTAAACTTACCCAAGAACTAGAAAATGCAGGGCTAGAACTTGTTCATTACACTACTAACAAATATTCATCACATATTATAGCAATTTGTCAGGTTACAAATAACTAA
- a CDS encoding pentapeptide repeat-containing protein, with the protein MAISRSINVEELLQRYAVGDRDFSFINIEGSDELYRANLSGINLSNSSVGEIFMEGSNLSGANFKGTQLGQTCL; encoded by the coding sequence ATGGCTATTAGTAGAAGTATCAATGTTGAGGAGTTGTTGCAGCGTTACGCGGTTGGGGATAGAGATTTCTCCTTCATTAACATTGAGGGGTCTGATGAATTGTATCGAGCTAATTTGAGCGGAATTAATTTGAGTAACTCGTCCGTTGGTGAGATTTTTATGGAGGGGAGCAATTTGAGTGGAGCTAATTTCAAAGGCACTCAATTAGGGCAAACCTGTCTATGA